The following proteins come from a genomic window of Cuculus canorus isolate bCucCan1 chromosome 29, bCucCan1.pri, whole genome shotgun sequence:
- the LOC104055094 gene encoding twist-related protein 2: MKEESMCPDSPEGSLVTSEEEGERLHKKCLRKRGQGGKPAEDCGVPSPQGKRSKRSPVLQSFEDVHTQRVIANVRERQRTQSLNDAFAELRKIIPTLPSDKLSKIQTLKLAARYIDFLYQVLQSDELDHKITSCNYLAHERLSYAFSVWRMEGAWSMSASH; encoded by the coding sequence atgaaagaggaaagCATGTGCCCGGACTCCCCAGAAGGCAGCCTGGTCACCAGTGAAGAGGAAGGTGAGCGGCTGCACAAAAAATGCCTCCGCAAGCGAGGCCAGGGGGGCAAGCCAGCAGAGGACTGTGGCGTCCCCTCGCCGCAGGGCAAGCGGAGCAAGCGCAGCCCTGTCCTGCAGTCCTTTGAGGATGTGCACACGCAGCGTGTGATCGCCAACGTGCGGGAACGCCAGCGGACCCAGTCGCTCAACGATGCCTTTGCGGAGCTGCGGAAGATCATCCCGACGCTGCCCTCTGACAAGCTGAGCAAGATCCAAACCCTCAAGCTGGCCGCCCGCTACATAGACTTCTTGTACCAGGTTCTGCAGAGCGATGAGCTGGACCACAAGATCACCAGCTGCAACTACCTGGCCCATGAGAGGCTCAGCTATGCCTTCTCCGTCTGGAGGATGGAAGGGGCTTGGTCCATGTCTGCATCCCACTGA